TAACTTTTCCTCCGAGGTACTGATACAGACTGTTGTCCTCGACAGAAAAAGTAAGGTGGCTGGTTTCCTCATCTTCATCGTTCTCTCGGACTGCCTATAATAATGCAGTGATTCGCCATACCTTGCAGTTAAGAATCTAGGGGTACTCGTACTGAAGCACAAAACTTGTGGAGGATAATCACCCCTAATTTCAGCATAACCTAATTACATGGAAGGCACAATTATACTAACAGGTTATGCTTGACAATCAACCCTATTCTTATCTTCTCTTCATGATGGAACGTAAAAAAGATTTGCACAAGCAACACAGGAattttatttcaattaaaatGAATGCCAAGCAGCACAAATTTTGTAAACAAGCAAACACCAACAAAATATATACAGTAACTAGAGAAGAGTATGCTTTTATTCTCATGTTGTTCAGATAAACCATGAACAAGGAACACTCTTAAGTTTTTCAGGGTTTTCTTTCCCTGGACACTGTTAAAGCAATGGTACATTTACAATGAGAAAGGTGAACACAACAAAGGGGTTCAAGACAAAACCCTCAAAAATATATAAAGATAGAAATTCCAAACCAATTGAAGTAGTAGAACTTTCAGCCAATGATTGAATATATAATCACCATAAATTGAAGAAGAGGCACCAAATCCATACTCTCCTATTTCATAAGTAATGTTTTACCTGAGTATCAATTACAACAGTCAGGGCACCTAATCAATCCATTTTCGTTGCAGTCCGGGCATCTCCGCAGCTGTTCGTCATCCTCGGAAAATATCTTTCTACTTCCTTGACAATTAGAACAAGGCAAAAACCTCAAATCCCCACAACTACAAACCAAGTTAGGATCTTTAGCTGGAATACCTCCTAAAAGCTTAACCAGCTCACCAATTTCATGAAGCTGTTtaacttcttcaacaccacccAAATATTTTCCCTTAATAAATACCCTAGGTAAGCTAACAGTTTTTTCACCTAATGCAGTTTGTAATTCTTTCCTATAAGCAGAATCCATGGATATATCACGCTCATCGATGGAAACCCTAAATCCCCTAAATATTGATCTTACAGTACAGCAATCTTCAAATGTCCTACGAATTCCTCTTAAACTAGTGTAATAGATAACAATCCTATCTTCAGCCCCTTTTAATCGAACCTTTTCATCCATAAATGGAGAAAACCTAGAaagtgaagaagaggaggaagatgtTGTTGTGTTAGGTTTGACAACCATGGATTTAGATGAATGAAACCCCCCTGATTGCCTAGAAGAAACAGCTCGTCTGAAGCTAGTCGCAACATTTGGATCCATATCGGCAAGAAGAGATTCTTCTGACAAATGTTTCCACAGGGGTCTAGCTGATTCATTTTCCTTCCTGGAATTCTGTCTTGAAATTTTAGCTTCCTCAAAAGCACTACATAATTTCATAACATTCCCTTTGACTAATCCGTTCCTAAGAGGCCCTTGTTTTTCAAAACAAGATTTCTTTGACGAATCCCATGAATATGATCGATCTAATAATACAGGTTTTTTAGGTACAGAATAATCATAATCATCTAAACCATCCATAAGTTCCCAGGTATTAATAACAGAATCAGGCGATGATGATGGAGACGGAGATTTTGGTGAAGAAAttggagaactagggtttgaatcaataagaagaagagaaCCGTAGGTTGTAGAAGTCAAGGAAACAAGATGATGGGTATCACCTTTCTTAAGAGGCGGATGATGAACAATACAGAAAGATTGATTCTTTGAGAATTTCTGAACGGACGGAGATGAAAAGGTTTCGATGTTGTTATTAGAggttgaagaaattagggtttgatcagGTCGAGAAACAGAGCAGCCCATGAATATGGTTAGGACTTAGGAATTGGGAGAATAGTTAGATTTTTGTAGATTAAAAAGAGAATTATAAAAAGTTTGTCTTTTTTTGTAAATTTCTGCATGactttttattttgattgatttgataattgttttttttttaatttttggacaAAAAATTAAAGTGTGGATTGCGTGGTGTTGGAAGAAAGATAAAAAGCTTAGATAGTAAGCAAATGAAATGAAGGTGATGAAATTTTAGAATGTTGGatggagagagagaaagagaaagcgcGTGAGAGATATGATGTGATCAATGCCCGCTTATAGTTGAGATTGCGGTTTGTGGGTGGTTGGCTGATTCTTTACCTTAATAACCTACTGGTATAAAAAATGATACATAATGTATACTCATACGATAAGGGATACACGACCATAGTTGTTATTATAACATCTCAACAATGACATTAAGTCACGATAAACAGACTAAAGCTAGCGAATTATTTTAATAATGAGCAGAATAAACCTCGTGCTTAGTATTTAATTTGGTTAAACTTTTACTTTGCAtctatctataatacaaaacagaatgggTTTTAAACTTGAACGGtcagataacattttgagagacaaacgttgcatccgaccatatatttatattttgagcagtaattgttaagaataaataaaatataccacatgcatgaagaattggccaagtccttagtcccaatacctctcgaacatcttgtgacaaatttgtacatatattttcgttttaaaatctattcaagtccgagcaacgaattcttacttACCGAAATTATATTCGCAACAAGGGGATTTCTgaaaagagcaagaagaagaagaatcactaTCGATGTTTGTTTATTCAGACCCAACTTACTTTGAGGATGTCGCGAAAAGTGCAGTATGGAGAAAAGCAATGAACGCATAAATTGAAGCCACTGAAATAAACAGTAATTGGGAACTCAGTAACTTTCCTATTTGAGCAAAGAAAGTGAGCGTGAAATGGGTTCATAAAACAAATCCTAATATACATAGTGAAGTAGAAAAGCTCAAAGCTCGTTTAGTAGCAAAGGCACTCAAGAATATGGCATGGATTATAATGAAGTATTTACACCTACGGCACGGTTGGAGACAACTTATTTGGTGGTTTCTCCCGCAGCACACAAATAATGGATTATATGCCAGCTTGATGTTAAGTCAACTTTTATACATGACGAGCTTATTGAAGAAGTTTTTGTCGATCAATCTCCTGACTACCAGAAGAAAGGTCAAAAAACGAAAGTATACAAATTAAAAAACGATCTATATGTACTAGAACAAGCTCCATGAGCTATGTATAGTTGCAAAAATCTTACTATACAAAAGAAGGTTTTATTAGATGTCCTTGCAAACACaatttgtttgtctttatgtCGATGACCTTATTTTTACTGGAAATGATGATAATATTAAAAAGGGaaggataccaaatacaccatcaattttttttttttgttttgaagtgCGTTGAACCTGTGTAGTACTTTTTAACAATCAAAAGATACAGAAAAGTAAAAAGCACACACGAATAAACACAAGAATtgtgtttacgaggaaaccgcaactgcaaaaaaaaaacccaggacctcgtccagatttgaacaccaaaccgtattaagccgcaacaaatattatcctactatcagacttcatactATAATGTACTTTAGACCGAATCCACCAtccaagtgattcagttacaTTCGCGTTCCTCACGTCTCTTGAACCCCGGAAGGCCCCATGcaatttattcccttagatgacgttctTTACAGCCTAAAAGATGCTTCAACCCCaatgaatacttttgataccaacctgcctctaacagataagcatatttgatttccTTCTAAATCAATTATCAAGGCTTGAAATATGTTTGCCATAAACAAAAGCTAGAAAACCTCCCATATCCGGGAAACTTACACTCACTCAGATGAGAAGCATGGATTCTTCACCAACTATCAATAAaaatcttcaacttatcaattaagaataaTATTCGTGtacctatcttgaggaatcacaaagtctgggacGAAGAAAACTCCGTGATTACTATCTACATTTTCTGAAAGAGATaacaaaaacctcgataacaaaaaacCAATATCAGGATACAAAAAATATCAAGGTAAAAAATAGTcgtacatggcttcacgaatccccaaagagaAGTCTTTTAGTCGCAAACCTAATTACGATCACAGAGGAAACTTAGGTCAATATCGGACAactctagctatcaactaggacacaaagtatcAGGTATTGAATTTCTCAGTTGAaaaaacatctctatttatagtttttcaagactAAGAGTTGCTTAaaattcaatctaagataacttgagaatcaagtaaACCACTATACCATTTTTCCTGATTAGCAACAAAATTTTGCAACGCTCTTACACAGTTGCGAATGCGCAACTAGATTTGCAGCTGCTCAAAAATTAGTAACTGTTTGATGCAGTTGCGAAATTTGTAATAGCATTCAGCGGTTGCGAATTTTTAAGCCCTGTTGCAATTCGCAACGCTGACCATACCACATGTGCTTCCTACTTGTGTGCAAGGTAACACTAGAATTCCATATGTGCGACGTGTTTGAGTGGATGACAACACCATCTTATGCGGCTAAGATTTGATCTAAAATATTTGGACGGTGTGCTTAAATATCTCACCTCAACCCTATATTTATCTGAAAGGAGAAAACACTTCGCCTCTATCACTcgatctttctctttctccctcaccttCACTCCATTTCAGTCTctgcttcaattttttttttcatggatcTCACTTCTGCTATCGTCAAAACTCCACCACCATGAGTAAACCAATTAAACAAAAACTATTTTatctacaattttttttcttctgaaaaccaTTGTCTTCAATCTTTCTTTTGTAAACCTACCATCATTACAACTTCGAGAGAAATTTTTCTCCTGATTATATTGTTCTTCAATCCTTATATTGAAAACCCACCAATTTTTTCTCTTCAATATTAATTCCTCGTGCTTGATTTTCAAtaggaaaagttagggtttgcaatttcgaagttagggtttgcaattgTTTTGGGGGATTCGTTATGAAGATCATGTTGTTTGtagtttctattttttttaggtGATTCCCCGTGAAATCATGGATTCCTCGCAAATCCCTTCAACAAATTTCCGATTTCTCGACTCCAATTTCCCACCATTCTTCTTCTAATCTTAAGCATTCGACAAGAAATTTCAGAGACCAAATCAGCAAGTTAATGATTCTTAAAAAAACCCACTTATCCTCGATTTAGACATGCCCGCAACATGAGCAACGATTCAGGTATATTGTACCTTCTATCATCTTTATCTTTCTCCTTTTTGAAGTAATTTGTGATGAATTTTCTCTAATTTGTTTAGGTATTTGGGTATTTCAAATGGATAGAACAAAAATTTGAACTtaaattagttaattttaaagATAATTTCGATGAGGGTTTAGAGTTTAATAGAGAATTTTGAGTTAGATATCACAAATTAGAGAAAATTTGTAACTGGAGCTtggaaattttgaattttgtgtAATTTTTGTTTGCCTAGATATGATATCATAATTGGAGCTTGGAAATCCTGACGATAAACGGAAGCCGGATAAGCGTGTGAATGGAATATTCTAGATTTTACTTATTAATCTTGGAGTTTTTGCAGCTGATCATTGGTTTCATGTATTGTAAGATGTGTTCTTTTAATGTACTTAAGATTTAGTAACCTTTTAATGATCATGTGAGGTTAATTATTCGTTATTCGTGGACTGGCCAATGAATTGATATGCCCAAGCATCCATTTGAGTgaaatttattaataaaatatacAAGTTTGTGTTACGAGCAGTGAGAACCCAAAGTTTCAACATGTATTATGGGTATATGAAGCATTGAAAATGTATACCACTAGTAAAAAGAAGATCAAAAAATGCAAGTTCAATTGTATTCTCAATGAGGGATACCTCATACATTACTTCTCCCGTCATAAAGTATGGAGTTGAGCAATGAATTAGTTTGATCAACTAGTCTAGTGAAAGGTCCATGTTTTGAACTTGCATTTAGCTGTGCATATATTTTTATTCATTATGAATTACGGATGTGTTAAAGCAAACCATTCATACTTTATTTGTATTAGTTTGATAAATGAAAGGGAATTTCTATGTTGACATGTAAAGTTCTCGAAGTTAAAAACTGATCGGGTTATGCAGTTACTTacacttttcttttcctttgtcagATAAGAGAGATCAAAGGACTTTACCTGTACCAGAGTTCTAGTTTGGTACTAGTTTGTGACATCAACATTTTGTCATGCTAACTGGTGAGACTTCTCTACTTTTTGACGCTTCTTACTTAATCTAAAGTATCATGATGATAAAGACGTACTTGATGCTCGTATAGAAAAGCTATAATCTTTGATCTGTGCATATTATCCTCGAACATTTGTCATATACTCAGTTTTCTAACTTTTGGACTGCCTTCGTGGTGATAAAGTTTCACAGGAACCATCTCTCCAGCAATCTGTTTTTCTTGTACATTTTTCGTAATTTTCTCTCTATTTCTTTACCTGTGGGAAGTTTTAGTTCTAATGGACAAAACCGCTTTGGTTTTTAGAGTCTCCAAAATTATGTGGATGTCTTATTTTGATCTTTTCTTCTGCTTCTTGTGAAGCTTGTTGAGGAGGAGAAAGGGAACTTTGCACTGTGGACTTCTTACATTCTAACAGGTGTTGGAGCAAACCTGGTGTCATGGTTAGTTCTCCCAAGAAATGCAGTTTCTCTTGGAGCGTCTGGTGCTGTGTTCGGTCTATTTGATATCAGTGTTCTTGTCAAAGTAAGGAACTAAGACTAATCAATTCTTCTGCCACCTATCAAAATCATTTTAGGAATGAGAATTGTGCTACTTAATAATTTTATCTTAACTACCACTAATATTTTCTTGCAGATGTGTTGGCACTGGAGAAAGATCCTTGAAGTTCTTATACTAGGCCAGTTTGTTATCGAGAAGGTAATCTTGTGCTTCTACTGCAAAAAAATATTAGGATCTAAGTTATATATTGAATCATCCTCTTGACATCTAGTAACAGTCAGGTGATGAGAGCAGCACAAGATTCAACAGAATGTCAGGTGGAAGTTCCGCTATGCAAAGTGTCAATCACATTGCTCATCTGTCTGGCTCTTTGGTCGGTGCAGGTCTAGTTTGGCTTCTAAGTAGAGTTCCATCTGAACCTTCCGACCGAGGCATACCGAAGTTCAATGATAATACAAATCGAAAAACTTAAGGTGGGAGGATATGAACGCCATTTCTAATCATAGTTGCTTAATAATTATTACATTTTTGTCGTATTATCAATTAAGAAGCTATTTAAGCATGTTGCTATCCTTGGAAACATATTGGTAATCCTCCTTTTTTGAAAGTGATATGTTCCCTATCATAATAAACTGATATGTTATCTATCCTTGGAAACATTTTGGTCGTATTATCATTTAAGCATGCTGTATAATCAGGTTATTTCGAGAAGATAGGCAACTCAACAATACCAACTGTATTCTGCATGAAAGTGAGGGATGCTTTAAGTTATGTTATGAGGAAACAATCATAGATTGCTTGTATGCAAAATGTGGGTGTTATTCTTTCGTTCCGTGTTTTTGAATGTTAGTCTGTGATCTTTATTGTGTCTGATTAATTTGATATGCTTGATTTGActtatttgttgttgtttttgaatgTTAGTCTGTGATCTTTATTGTGTGATTAATTTGATATGATCATTTTTCACTTCTTTGATTCACTAAGTTTCTTGCAAACAATCATTGTTGAAAGCTTAAACTGAATCTCTGACTAGTGGAGTTATGTATTTGCAGTGCTTGTGGTGTAGCGAACCAACTTATTAGCCTATGAACGACAAATGCAAATGAGCAAGATGGGAAGTGGCAAAGTGCTCGGGAGACACCATCAATGAATTAACAATGATGCATCACCATCGTCATGCTCTGTAAGCCATGTGAATTGGTTTGATGGAGCAGCTAGTCGAGGTGGCTACTGCTTGTACCTGCTATAGCGATTACTGATAGAGGTGAATACCTAGTCTTTAACCAGTATTTTGTTACTTGTGTTATGTGTATAACTTCTAATGATGCTAAACTGATCTAGACGGACTAAGAAGGTTCTTGTACTCCTATTTTTTACAATTAGTCATATATGAACTTaaagacatttttttttgttgtacttATCATTCTTTAGAAACTTAAGACATATTTACAGAAGTTTTTTAAGGACTTCTTTGTTCAATGCGCGCTCAGTAGTATTTAGCCTGGATTTGGCCTGAAAATGTTACAGGGAACTCTTGACTTGTCGTTGACTTGACTTTTTTCTGTTGCAAAATTTTAGCAACGGATAAAACTGTTGCTAGATTTAGAACCAGAACAATAAAACCGGGTCCGGCTAAGTTTAGCCGTTCTAAGTTTTTTTGGTTCAAAATTTCGCAACTGCTTGAAGCTGTTGCGAAAAAAATATAGCAACAGCAGCCAACAGTTGCTAAACCTATTCGCAAGAGCCTAAACCGTTGCAAAGCCAGAGACAAACACCTGGGTGAAccagaaaccgttgcgaaaatAATTTCGCAACGGACTTAAGAACTATTGCAAATAAAATGCAATGCCACGTTTTGCAACGGCTACTTGCTGTTGCAAGTCCCCTTTGCAATTGCGTCCAACCGTTGCTAATACGGGTAAATGGTGTAGTGAACACTTTctatgtttagatgaaactctaattagggtttcaagtaagcatgtgagaattagTCTTCAAATCACATAGAAAAATACACACAGTGGTCCAGTTATGAAACTGTGTGTAATGGTCATTCTGTTTTGGCAAATATGTCTTTCAAACTATAAGCaaattgatgttcatttaaacacttaagagttTAATTATGATGCACACCCATAAGTGTTTTAGTAATCAATGATgtattagaagtgtttaagagactCATAGCAAtcctaaacatatttaaaaagtaaGTCTTTGATTATCTGTTAAATTGCACCGAGACCGTTAGTGAGACGTTCGTGAACCGTAACGCttattcacgagtcagggtgttgCGGTTCGTGAACCAGGTTCGCCAAACCTACTCGGCTAGAGAACTCATATGTACATTgctcgcgaactgggttcgccaaccaTACTCGGTTTATGAACTCAGATGGACACAGTTCGTGAAATGGGTTTGCTAACCTTAAGCCTTTTACACCAACATTAAAATTCACTTCACTGAGGTTCCTGAACTGTGCCTCCACTGAAGTTGCGGTTTGTAAAGTGGTTATCCAACCTTCTCTGTATTTTTGAAACtcaaacatatatggttttcgaactggttcgccaacttaccctgagcagaaatatcaaaagttctgaactttttttttttgatgtttgaaacattatcaaataacaaaatcatttgcatgtgcaattttcaattgacccacaaattaattctttaacaataaattgttttgaactaatattgttaaagacctttgaacatctatgcttgaatcatatttcaagatttttaacaagacatgcttgactcgaaatttcttctttctaAATcgactagaagtcatacgacatagtctcataagatagaatgataagatagtgattaaaataaaatggttcaatcttcacatacccGATTAATGAAGTTCTTCAGATGTcatcgtcgatcttcagtcttcgagattgatgtttgatactcaactatcaaATGCTAACCTAGTTCGAgatttgacttagtagactacaaatcaagatatagcTTCGATCATCTTAAATTgataaaaatcttgagatagaaaaacttgtgggttcaaccaagcatagCTATAACAAATATGTTTGTTGAGTTTAAGAAATCAATGATGGGAAAAATTGACATGACTGGCCTGGAAAAAATGAGGTACTTTCTTGGTATATAGGTGGCACAACAATCAGAAGATAGTTTTTATATTCCAAAGAAAGTATATAGAAGAGATATTAGAGAATTTTGGGTTTGAATGGATGCGATGCAGTTCAAAATCTAATTGATCCAGGCTTTAAACTCACAAAAGACTAGAATATACTAAGGTTGGATAACCGCTACCACAAACATATTATTGACAGTTTGATGTATGTGagaactacttttttttttttttgataggaaaTAAGAATTTTATTGCAAAATTTAAAGCATAACTGATTGTATATCTCTTTCCAGATCATCTTGTATGAAGATAGGAGGAGACGACCATTCTAAATTAActaaatttttcctaacaaattTGGCTAGTTTATCTGCACAAGCATTTGCTTCTCTCTTGACAGACTCACTTTTCCACTTTTTTattaaaactaatctagaaaGACAGTCCTGGATTATATTTGATGTAGTTCATTTGACGCTCCCAGTGGAACCATTGATTGCATCCACAACATTTTTGTTGTCATTCTCCAaatgcatcttttgtattccTTTAGCAATCGCCCATTCCACTACTTCCAATACAGCTATTGCTTCTGCTTGTTCTTCATCCGCAACGCTTGACGTCTTCCCTTTTACTGCTTCAAAGACCCCTGAATCATTTCTCAATATTAGTCCAATGCCAACAATATCTAAATTATTTTTCCTATCAAAAGACGCATCTATGTttatttttgtgacaactaaacgaCCTGATATTATGTATGTAATGAGTCTTCTTGGCAGGTACATGGATTGTTTCATGGAGCTTCACTACAACACAACTGGTATTTTTTTATAGAAAGTGAGAAGATGAGAAGCTGATAGGTTATACTAACAGCGATTACACTGGTGATCTGGATCATCATAAGAGCATATTAGGTTATGTATTCTTGACGGGTTCATGTGTCCTGTCTTGGTTATTTAAGAAACAACCAATTGTCACTCTGTCGACGACTGAAGCAGAGGCATAATATGCTTGTTAAGCTGC
This portion of the Papaver somniferum cultivar HN1 chromosome 11, ASM357369v1, whole genome shotgun sequence genome encodes:
- the LOC113324674 gene encoding uncharacterized protein At3g28850-like; the protein is MGCSVSRPDQTLISSTSNNNIETFSSPSVQKFSKNQSFCIVHHPPLKKGDTHHLVSLTSTTYGSLLLIDSNPSSPISSPKSPSPSSSPDSVINTWELMDGLDDYDYSVPKKPVLLDRSYSWDSSKKSCFEKQGPLRNGLVKGNVMKLCSAFEEAKISRQNSRKENESARPLWKHLSEESLLADMDPNVATSFRRAVSSRQSGGFHSSKSMVVKPNTTTSSSSSSLSRFSPFMDEKVRLKGAEDRIVIYYTSLRGIRRTFEDCCTVRSIFRGFRVSIDERDISMDSAYRKELQTALGEKTVSLPRVFIKGKYLGGVEEVKQLHEIGELVKLLGGIPAKDPNLVCSCGDLRFLPCSNCQGSRKIFSEDDEQLRRCPDCNENGLIRCPDCCN